Proteins encoded by one window of Simiduia curdlanivorans:
- a CDS encoding flagellar protein FlaG: MNEVRATQVAMTIAAGSASSKGAAGATSRETGKISPVEQPEQPQEAKKVELPQEPVVLQEVVADMNNYIQSVQRDLHFAVDEDLDQTVIRVMDRDTGELIRQIPEEVFLDLARKMKAEQEPFHLVNAQG; the protein is encoded by the coding sequence ATGAATGAAGTTAGAGCAACACAAGTGGCTATGACGATAGCTGCCGGGTCTGCTTCATCGAAAGGGGCTGCTGGCGCAACAAGCAGGGAAACCGGCAAAATATCGCCGGTGGAACAACCCGAGCAACCGCAAGAAGCGAAGAAAGTTGAATTACCACAAGAACCTGTTGTTCTTCAGGAAGTGGTGGCAGACATGAATAACTATATTCAGTCTGTGCAGCGGGATTTGCATTTCGCGGTGGATGAAGACCTTGATCAAACCGTGATCAGGGTGATGGACCGGGATACGGGCGAGCTCATTCGCCAGATCCCAGAAGAAGTGTTTTTAGACTTGGCACGAAAAATGAAGGCAGAACAAGAGCCCTTTCATTTGGTTAATGCCCAGGGCTAA
- the fliS gene encoding flagellar export chaperone FliS — MTVVATRAAKMMAAEPNEISPHRVIALLLDGALERIGQAKMCLAENNQKDFEVLLVKTVGILNGLRSSLDFEKGGEIAANLDSIYDYVADKLIQQHNPEALAEAEHLLSEIKLGWDGITDQATSIAR, encoded by the coding sequence ATGACTGTAGTTGCCACTCGCGCTGCCAAAATGATGGCAGCTGAACCCAATGAAATATCCCCCCACCGTGTGATCGCGCTTCTGCTCGACGGCGCCTTAGAGCGCATTGGCCAAGCAAAGATGTGTTTAGCCGAAAATAACCAAAAAGACTTTGAAGTGCTGCTTGTTAAGACCGTTGGAATTTTAAACGGATTAAGGTCAAGCCTAGATTTCGAAAAAGGCGGTGAAATTGCAGCTAACTTAGATTCAATCTATGACTATGTGGCCGATAAGCTCATACAACAACACAATCCAGAAGCGCTAGCCGAAGCGGAACATTTGCTCTCTGAAATTAAATTGGGGTGGGACGGAATAACCGACCAAGCAACCAGCATCGCTAGATAA
- the fliD gene encoding flagellar filament capping protein FliD: protein MIDSNVPYLLGAGSGIDSKALVEQLVEIEKSAKQGQIDSKRTSYETKLSDYGLFKSALSTLQSALTTLKNPETFTAKSVSFPDSDVVIPTAVKAGAQTGTFSIEVTNIAKSQSLSSPSFTNITDEVGKGTLTFNFGDWDDVIPPTTFTADTNKVAKSIVIDDTNNTLEGLRDAINTAGLGVQASIVNDGSGFKLLMKAESGENNQLSISVVEDEAVPSDNDATGLSRFTFNETALQMTQQQAGADAHLIMNGLAVTRTTNNITDLIDGFSFTIAKDAPGEVVNISILDDKTSAEDAIRNFVDLYNEFLEVVKPLTGLNEETSEYGSLSRDALAKSMLNKIREFITQPVEGISSGLNALTNLGIRTELDGSISIDETVFSQAFDENYADLKNVFAASTASSADKVKVTGYGTSTVAGTYEIEITQQPEKGTFTGTASLGFPLDTTGKDYSFNFEVNGVATASLALPGGVVYANETEMATAFEQLINSDSALAAAGVKVDVSFDTDHFVFTSNAFGSNSLVSITAGGADIADLGLSVAAGTAGKNVVGMVNGVEAFGLGDVLLPAYGTDAYGLKLRILPGATTASVTFARGIGDNLDRLVTDFLGSQGPVTTREKGLAEDIADLDEDQEKLDSRSAAYQARLQAQFIAMEAIVDSLNSTRDYLKSVLDNLPFTANNN from the coding sequence ATGATTGATTCAAATGTCCCCTACTTGTTAGGTGCCGGATCGGGTATCGACTCCAAAGCGCTGGTCGAGCAATTGGTAGAGATTGAAAAGTCTGCCAAACAGGGCCAAATTGACTCAAAGCGAACCAGTTATGAAACTAAGCTGTCTGACTACGGTCTTTTTAAAAGTGCGCTTTCTACGCTGCAAAGTGCTCTGACGACCTTAAAAAATCCCGAAACCTTTACGGCAAAATCGGTGTCATTTCCGGATAGCGATGTGGTGATACCAACGGCCGTTAAGGCGGGTGCACAAACGGGTACCTTTTCCATTGAAGTTACCAACATTGCTAAATCCCAAAGCTTAAGTTCTCCCTCTTTTACCAACATCACCGACGAGGTAGGGAAGGGCACATTAACCTTTAATTTCGGCGATTGGGACGACGTTATTCCGCCGACGACCTTTACTGCTGATACGAATAAAGTTGCTAAATCGATCGTCATTGATGATACCAACAATACACTTGAAGGCTTACGCGATGCGATTAACACTGCCGGCTTAGGTGTTCAGGCAAGTATTGTAAATGACGGGTCTGGCTTTAAGCTATTGATGAAAGCCGAATCGGGTGAAAACAACCAGTTAAGTATTTCTGTGGTTGAAGATGAGGCGGTGCCATCGGATAACGATGCAACCGGTTTGTCTCGGTTTACCTTCAATGAAACCGCCTTGCAAATGACCCAACAGCAGGCCGGCGCTGATGCACATTTAATTATGAACGGCTTAGCGGTCACGCGCACCACGAATAATATTACCGATCTTATAGACGGCTTCAGCTTTACCATTGCTAAAGATGCACCGGGGGAAGTTGTAAACATCTCTATTCTTGATGATAAAACCAGTGCCGAAGATGCGATACGAAACTTTGTTGATTTGTATAACGAGTTTTTAGAGGTGGTTAAACCGTTGACCGGTTTAAATGAAGAAACCAGTGAGTACGGTAGTTTGTCGCGCGACGCCTTGGCTAAATCCATGCTGAACAAAATTCGCGAGTTTATTACCCAGCCGGTAGAAGGTATTAGCTCAGGCTTAAATGCGCTTACAAACCTAGGGATTCGCACCGAGTTAGATGGCTCCATTTCCATCGATGAAACAGTGTTCAGCCAAGCCTTCGATGAAAATTACGCAGATTTAAAAAATGTATTTGCGGCCTCAACAGCTTCTAGCGCGGATAAAGTTAAAGTAACTGGTTATGGCACAAGTACCGTTGCAGGAACCTATGAAATAGAAATAACGCAACAGCCGGAGAAGGGGACTTTCACGGGCACTGCAAGCTTGGGTTTTCCACTCGATACAACCGGCAAGGACTACAGCTTCAATTTTGAAGTCAACGGCGTTGCGACGGCGAGTCTGGCCTTACCGGGCGGTGTGGTTTACGCAAATGAAACCGAAATGGCGACAGCGTTCGAACAGCTGATCAATAGTGATAGCGCGTTAGCGGCGGCAGGCGTAAAAGTCGACGTAAGTTTCGATACGGACCATTTCGTTTTTACGTCTAATGCGTTTGGTAGTAATTCGCTTGTGTCTATCACTGCTGGTGGCGCCGACATTGCAGATTTGGGTTTATCAGTAGCGGCTGGTACGGCGGGTAAGAATGTGGTGGGAATGGTTAATGGCGTTGAAGCTTTTGGTCTGGGCGATGTTTTATTGCCCGCCTATGGCACTGATGCTTACGGGCTTAAACTGAGAATTTTACCTGGCGCCACCACTGCCTCAGTGACATTTGCCCGGGGCATTGGCGATAACCTTGATCGTTTGGTGACGGACTTTCTTGGATCTCAGGGCCCAGTTACTACCCGTGAAAAGGGGCTTGCGGAAGACATTGCCGACTTAGATGAAGATCAGGAAAAGCTCGATAGTCGAAGTGCGGCCTACCAAGCCAGATTGCAAGCGCAATTCATCGCTATGGAAGCTATTGTCGACTCGTTAAACAGCACGCGCGACTACCTAAAAAGTGTGTTAGATAACCTACCATTTACCGCGAATAATAACTAA
- the fliS gene encoding flagellar export chaperone FliS — translation MNLRANVNAYTKVRNETAVETANNHRLIELLYDGALERIAQAKGAQQQGRIDVRGIKVSHAINILMGLRDALNPAQGAELAGNLDSLYDYIQRLLLSGHKEGSVEKFDEASKLLNELASAWREIGAMVG, via the coding sequence ATGAATCTTCGTGCTAATGTGAATGCCTACACTAAAGTTCGCAATGAGACCGCCGTTGAAACGGCGAACAATCATCGGCTTATTGAACTCTTGTACGATGGTGCTTTGGAGCGTATCGCCCAGGCGAAGGGCGCACAACAGCAAGGTAGGATCGATGTTCGTGGGATTAAAGTAAGCCACGCGATTAACATTCTTATGGGTTTGCGCGACGCCCTTAATCCAGCTCAGGGCGCCGAGCTGGCCGGCAACCTCGACTCCCTTTACGATTATATTCAGCGCCTGCTGTTAAGCGGTCATAAAGAGGGATCGGTCGAGAAGTTTGATGAGGCGAGTAAGTTGCTTAATGAATTGGCGAGCGCTTGGCGGGAAATTGGAGCGATGGTGGGGTGA
- the fliS gene encoding flagellar export chaperone FliS: MFKAKGTELYQRLGLESQVQGASPHQLIALLYNSATAQLEQALLADSQGKDDVRRKHVAKCLGVIGGLSESLNFDVASDLPYNLHNLYLYMQGKLVQNQRQFSKSDCEEILALLETLSDGWGGIASKVN; encoded by the coding sequence ATGTTTAAAGCTAAAGGAACGGAGTTGTATCAGCGCCTTGGGCTTGAGAGCCAAGTGCAAGGGGCGAGCCCGCATCAACTCATTGCACTTCTGTACAATAGTGCCACGGCGCAGCTGGAGCAGGCGCTGCTCGCTGATAGCCAAGGTAAAGACGACGTCCGGCGTAAACACGTGGCCAAATGTTTAGGGGTTATTGGCGGTTTATCGGAATCATTAAATTTTGACGTGGCTTCTGATTTACCTTACAACTTACACAACCTTTACCTCTATATGCAGGGCAAGCTGGTGCAGAATCAGCGCCAATTTTCCAAGTCGGATTGCGAGGAAATTCTCGCTTTGCTGGAAACACTGAGCGATGGCTGGGGCGGCATTGCGAGTAAAGTAAACTAA
- a CDS encoding sensor histidine kinase, with the protein MGQLAVNSIQREDYEKPDGLKSAFELFNEMSAQLANSYDALQSRVLELNQELSTVSAQRLQELAQKEKLANRLETLLNVLPGGVIVLDAFGRITEANPASREMLSEPLIGCLWRQIIERNFSPKADDGHEVSTLDGRRYSIATRSLDGDGQIILLTDQTQTRHLQDQLSRHERLSSLGKMVAALAHQIRTPLSAALLYANHLTQFDGDVERSRVCTEKIRGRLLHMEQQVKDMLFFVKGELPLPDIITVQKLKEALEEALDAALKQANVNCQWVVRNPQCSIKVNLEAISGAVQNLVDNALQADSEAKPIAITLESFLNDALAISVLDQGPGLPEDIADSVCDIFVTNKAQGTGLGLAVVQQVAKAHSGKFTIRSIKGKGTRASLILPVLHSQSQTTSTSEVKA; encoded by the coding sequence ATGGGGCAATTAGCCGTAAACTCGATACAACGGGAAGACTACGAAAAACCAGACGGCTTGAAGTCTGCGTTTGAGCTCTTTAATGAGATGTCGGCTCAGTTGGCAAACTCCTATGATGCTTTGCAGTCGAGAGTTTTAGAGCTCAACCAAGAGTTGTCGACGGTTTCCGCCCAGCGTTTACAGGAATTGGCACAGAAGGAAAAATTGGCCAATAGGCTAGAGACGCTGCTCAATGTCTTGCCCGGTGGCGTTATTGTGTTGGACGCCTTTGGCAGAATAACTGAAGCCAATCCGGCCAGCCGCGAAATGCTATCTGAACCACTGATCGGATGTTTGTGGCGACAAATCATTGAGCGCAACTTTTCTCCCAAGGCCGATGACGGGCACGAGGTTTCCACCCTGGATGGGCGCCGTTACTCTATTGCTACGCGCTCCCTCGACGGCGACGGGCAAATCATTCTATTGACCGATCAAACTCAAACCCGGCATTTGCAAGACCAGCTCAGCCGCCACGAACGGCTATCTTCGCTCGGTAAAATGGTGGCCGCACTGGCCCATCAAATTCGCACACCGCTTTCGGCTGCGTTGCTTTACGCCAATCATTTGACTCAATTTGACGGCGATGTCGAGCGCTCTCGAGTCTGCACCGAAAAAATCCGCGGGCGACTTTTGCACATGGAACAGCAGGTTAAAGACATGCTGTTTTTTGTGAAGGGCGAATTGCCGCTACCCGATATTATCACCGTGCAAAAGCTCAAAGAGGCACTGGAAGAAGCTCTTGATGCAGCGCTAAAGCAGGCCAATGTCAACTGCCAGTGGGTCGTCAGAAATCCGCAATGCAGTATTAAAGTCAATCTCGAAGCCATTAGTGGCGCGGTGCAAAACCTGGTCGATAATGCCTTGCAAGCCGATAGCGAGGCCAAGCCAATTGCGATTACCTTAGAGTCTTTTCTCAACGATGCGCTGGCCATTAGCGTGTTAGATCAAGGCCCTGGTTTGCCCGAGGATATCGCTGATTCGGTGTGTGATATTTTTGTGACCAACAAAGCCCAGGGCACCGGGCTTGGTTTAGCCGTGGTTCAGCAAGTGGCTAAGGCACACAGTGGAAAATTTACCATTCGATCGATAAAGGGCAAGGGCACGCGCGCCAGTTTGATTCTGCCCGTACTTCATTCCCAGTCGCAAACAACATCAACGTCAGAGGTGAAAGCATGA
- a CDS encoding sigma-54 dependent transcriptional regulator: protein MLEPIKILVVDDNAERRRDLKVILDFMGESALTVDTSRWEEEADLADSAHRYSAVFLGENKDHPALISRLQRVHDWDQGLPVILVGQESALPAETNPYLKHKIIGEMPSQPTYNQLLDLLHRAQRFHRMLSRNAKSGTKRVPHLFRSLVGSAPAVEKMREMMAQVADKDVTVLITGESGTGKEVVARNLHYNSTRRDKPFVPVNCGAIPAELLESELFGHEKGAFTGAISSRAGRFEMAEGGTLFLDEIGDMPLNMQVKILRVLQERCFERVGSNKTQPTNVRIIAATHRNLDDMITENRFREDLYYRLNVFPIEVPALRERAEDIPVLITELVSKMEAEGRGSARFNSSAILSLSRHEWSGNVRELANLVERMAIMMPGKVVGAQDLPSKYQHVDELEQEEFFQLEQDSHNTVIKVGENPLLPDTGIDLKEYLTSLECSLIQQALDDTGGVVARAADRLTIRRTTLVEKMRKYGLSR from the coding sequence TTGTTAGAACCCATTAAAATTCTTGTTGTAGATGATAACGCCGAGCGCCGGCGGGACCTCAAGGTAATCTTAGATTTCATGGGTGAATCCGCCCTTACTGTTGATACCAGCCGCTGGGAAGAGGAGGCTGATCTGGCCGATAGCGCCCATCGTTACAGCGCTGTTTTTTTGGGCGAAAATAAGGATCATCCTGCACTCATTTCGCGCCTGCAGCGGGTACATGATTGGGATCAGGGCCTGCCAGTTATCCTCGTCGGGCAAGAGTCGGCGCTTCCCGCCGAAACCAATCCTTATTTAAAGCATAAAATCATTGGCGAAATGCCAAGCCAGCCCACCTACAATCAATTACTTGATCTATTGCATAGAGCCCAACGCTTTCACAGAATGCTGAGTCGCAATGCCAAGTCAGGTACTAAACGCGTTCCCCATCTGTTTAGGAGCTTGGTTGGCTCCGCGCCTGCGGTTGAGAAAATGCGCGAAATGATGGCGCAAGTAGCCGACAAAGATGTCACCGTGTTAATTACAGGCGAGTCTGGCACCGGCAAAGAGGTTGTCGCTAGAAACCTGCACTATAACTCGACCCGTCGCGACAAGCCTTTCGTACCCGTAAATTGTGGTGCGATTCCGGCGGAGCTTTTAGAAAGCGAGTTATTCGGTCATGAAAAAGGCGCTTTCACCGGCGCTATTAGCTCCCGTGCTGGGCGTTTTGAAATGGCCGAGGGCGGTACGCTGTTTCTCGATGAGATAGGCGATATGCCGCTCAACATGCAGGTAAAGATACTTCGCGTGTTGCAAGAGCGCTGTTTTGAGCGGGTTGGTAGCAATAAAACCCAACCCACCAATGTTCGAATTATTGCCGCAACCCATCGCAACTTAGATGACATGATTACCGAAAATCGGTTTCGCGAAGACTTGTACTACCGGCTGAATGTATTCCCCATTGAGGTTCCGGCCCTAAGAGAGCGAGCCGAAGATATTCCGGTTTTAATTACCGAGCTGGTTTCGAAAATGGAGGCCGAAGGGCGCGGTAGTGCACGCTTCAACTCCTCGGCTATATTATCTTTGTCTCGACACGAGTGGTCCGGCAATGTCAGAGAATTGGCGAACTTGGTTGAGCGTATGGCCATCATGATGCCGGGCAAGGTGGTGGGCGCCCAAGACCTGCCTAGTAAATATCAGCATGTGGATGAACTGGAGCAAGAAGAGTTTTTTCAGCTCGAACAAGATAGCCATAACACGGTTATTAAGGTGGGTGAAAACCCTCTATTACCTGATACCGGCATCGATTTGAAAGAGTACCTCACGTCCCTTGAGTGCAGTCTTATTCAGCAGGCCTTAGACGATACGGGTGGTGTGGTAGCGCGTGCAGCCGATCGATTGACGATTCGTCGAACCACGCTCGTGGAAAAAATGCGCAAGTATGGGTTGAGTCGTTAA
- a CDS encoding sigma-54-dependent transcriptional regulator — protein MTAQAVNERPAKLSAETVLIVEDDASLRDAMEDTLSFAGISTASVACAEAAISYLSDGNEVAMIVSDINMGKLSGHDLLRHVRQYHPQVPVLLVTAYGSIVDSVEAMREGAVDYLVKPFESQDLVQLVHKHAINQGIVYDAPVAESAQSKQLLQLADRVAQSDSTVLILGESGTGKEVLARYIHARSARRDQPFVAINCAAIPENMLEAVLFGHEKGAYTGAHASAPGKFEQANGGTLLLDEISEMALGLQAKLLRVLQEREVERLGGRKLIKLDVRVMATSNRGMREEVLNGRFREDLYYRLSVLPMQWQPLRARKDDIRPLAESLMRRHAQKQGRKGVVLSPAAIQTLENYPWPGNVRELDNVMQRALILQPSSRIEPLDLGLEFGLGQTPADQSLFVPSAAAAVRQQETPEPNVSDGLLGDDLKKREFEVIVDTLRKVHGSRKDTAARLGISARTLRYKVARLKDDGFDVDGAWKMAH, from the coding sequence ATGACCGCGCAAGCCGTTAATGAGCGTCCCGCAAAACTCAGTGCGGAAACCGTTTTGATTGTCGAAGACGACGCAAGTTTGCGTGATGCCATGGAGGATACGCTCTCTTTTGCGGGTATAAGTACGGCGTCTGTGGCCTGTGCCGAGGCGGCCATTAGCTATCTGTCCGATGGCAATGAGGTTGCCATGATCGTTTCCGACATCAACATGGGTAAACTTTCCGGGCACGACCTACTGCGCCATGTGCGTCAATACCACCCACAGGTACCCGTGTTACTAGTGACGGCCTACGGCAGCATTGTCGACTCGGTAGAAGCCATGCGCGAGGGCGCGGTGGATTATTTGGTGAAGCCATTTGAGTCCCAGGACTTGGTCCAGTTAGTCCATAAACACGCAATCAATCAGGGCATTGTGTATGACGCGCCGGTGGCCGAGTCGGCACAAAGCAAGCAGCTACTGCAGCTGGCCGATCGAGTGGCGCAATCGGATTCTACGGTATTAATACTCGGTGAATCAGGCACAGGTAAGGAGGTGTTAGCCCGCTATATCCACGCTCGATCGGCGCGTAGGGATCAACCCTTCGTGGCCATTAACTGCGCAGCCATACCTGAAAACATGCTCGAGGCCGTGCTTTTCGGCCATGAAAAGGGGGCCTATACCGGCGCTCACGCGAGCGCACCCGGTAAATTTGAACAGGCCAACGGTGGAACTTTGTTGCTCGATGAAATATCGGAAATGGCGCTCGGTTTACAGGCTAAATTGTTGCGGGTTTTACAGGAGCGCGAGGTTGAGCGCTTGGGCGGTCGAAAATTGATCAAGCTCGATGTTAGGGTTATGGCTACCTCGAATAGAGGCATGCGCGAAGAGGTGCTAAACGGCCGTTTTCGCGAGGATTTGTACTACCGCTTAAGTGTGTTGCCTATGCAATGGCAGCCCCTTAGGGCGCGCAAAGATGATATTCGCCCATTGGCCGAGAGCCTTATGCGCCGGCATGCGCAAAAGCAGGGGCGCAAAGGCGTTGTGTTAAGCCCGGCAGCCATACAAACCTTGGAAAACTACCCTTGGCCAGGCAATGTTCGAGAGCTGGATAATGTCATGCAGCGGGCGTTGATTTTGCAGCCTAGCTCGCGCATAGAACCCTTGGATCTAGGCTTGGAGTTTGGTTTAGGCCAAACCCCAGCCGACCAGTCCTTGTTTGTACCGAGTGCTGCTGCCGCGGTGCGACAGCAAGAAACCCCCGAGCCCAATGTGTCCGATGGCCTGCTGGGCGACGACCTGAAAAAGCGTGAATTTGAGGTGATCGTAGATACCTTGCGCAAGGTTCATGGCAGTCGAAAGGACACCGCGGCTCGCCTCGGCATCAGCGCCCGAACCCTGCGCTATAAAGTGGCTCGATTAAAGGATGATGGCTTTGATGTAGACGGCGCTTGGAAGATGGCACACTGA
- the fliE gene encoding flagellar hook-basal body complex protein FliE, which yields MVERMDINRLLVEMRAIKQQAMPPQVNDVKALAGQIQPGTVIGATEPPSSGFGELFSKAVNSVNNTQQESTALAKAYEMGDQGVDITDVMIASQKASVSFQAMLQVRNKLVDAYRDVMNMPI from the coding sequence ATGGTAGAAAGAATGGATATCAACCGTTTGTTGGTGGAAATGCGAGCCATAAAACAGCAAGCCATGCCGCCACAAGTAAACGATGTCAAAGCCTTGGCTGGTCAAATCCAACCGGGCACGGTAATTGGTGCAACAGAGCCGCCATCGAGCGGCTTCGGCGAGCTCTTTTCAAAAGCGGTTAACAGTGTGAATAACACACAACAAGAATCCACTGCCTTGGCAAAAGCTTATGAAATGGGTGACCAAGGTGTTGATATTACCGATGTCATGATTGCGTCGCAAAAAGCTAGTGTGTCTTTCCAGGCCATGTTGCAAGTGCGAAATAAGTTGGTAGATGCCTACCGCGACGTTATGAACATGCCTATTTAA
- a CDS encoding PA3496 family putative envelope integrity protein, translating to MSGMELSVGFDDSDDVYVMDNSVDDVDTRVAANATDPRRRLEERLEEMRLKRELRELDLDFRI from the coding sequence ATGTCTGGTATGGAATTAAGTGTTGGCTTCGACGACAGTGACGATGTGTACGTTATGGACAATAGCGTGGATGACGTAGATACACGCGTGGCAGCAAATGCAACTGACCCGAGGCGCCGTTTAGAAGAGCGTCTCGAGGAGATGCGATTAAAGCGCGAACTGCGCGAACTGGATTTGGATTTTCGAATTTAA
- a CDS encoding flagellin, producing MPLVINTNVQSLNSQRQLVKSGADMSKAMERLSSGMRINKAADDAAGLAIANRMTSQVRGLNQAVRNANDGVSMVQTAEGGLNEITNMLQRMRELAVQSANGIYSDADRATLNAESEQLKSEIQRIADTTSFNGQALLDGSLGNVLLQVGSEANQTIGVNIAEVNNEKLGVSAKAGLSSFAQTGLATALNGLGTGDLIINGVAIGSADSSADTASTASATSSAISIASAINAKSDLSGVTATVEQSTLGGAAMPGAGALDTTLSINGIALGTLDRAANSTDEEARAATVTLINNYSAQTGVKAMDSGTSEGGVVLVAEDGRNIALTAGTAASMAGFGLTFGGADGETEITTGTVALRSTSGGDITITSDATGDASDGGFTVGKYSGVQAQVATQLEDSTTALSAGDVVINGVSIGASQASSDTASSVNKDASAISKAAAINKVSEQTGVTAVVLENFVKGTSQTATAAADAMDININGINITATMTGVLSDDRELIVNAINDKSGQTGVYAVDSGEDAGGVQLFAADGRNIDVADNASTDATLADYGLAVATNIGEFTLVSDKSIEVSSGTGTIANSGLTAGTYGNAEDGQSIANVDISTAAGAQSAIKGLDNAIDNINAIRADLGAVSNRLDFATSNLMNVSENTAAARSRIQDADFAAETAALSRAQVLQQASTAMLAQANAQPQQVLSLLQ from the coding sequence ATGCCCTTAGTCATTAACACCAACGTTCAATCGCTGAACTCTCAGCGTCAACTGGTGAAGTCCGGTGCAGACATGTCGAAAGCCATGGAACGCCTGTCTTCAGGTATGCGTATTAACAAAGCAGCGGATGATGCTGCCGGTTTGGCCATTGCCAACCGTATGACGTCGCAAGTACGGGGCCTGAATCAGGCCGTGCGTAACGCGAACGACGGCGTGTCCATGGTACAGACCGCCGAAGGTGGTTTGAACGAAATAACCAACATGCTCCAGCGTATGCGCGAGCTTGCGGTACAGTCTGCTAACGGAATTTACTCCGACGCAGACCGTGCAACATTGAACGCAGAATCAGAGCAGTTGAAGTCTGAAATTCAACGTATTGCGGATACCACTTCCTTTAACGGTCAGGCACTGCTTGATGGTTCTTTAGGTAATGTTTTGCTGCAGGTGGGTTCTGAGGCGAATCAAACTATCGGTGTGAACATTGCTGAAGTGAATAATGAGAAACTAGGTGTTAGTGCTAAAGCAGGCTTGAGTTCGTTTGCCCAAACTGGTTTGGCAACTGCTCTGAATGGCCTAGGAACCGGTGATCTTATTATCAATGGTGTTGCAATCGGATCTGCGGATAGTTCGGCGGATACGGCGTCAACGGCCAGCGCGACTTCAAGTGCTATTTCTATAGCTTCGGCTATTAATGCAAAATCTGACTTGTCTGGGGTGACTGCAACCGTTGAGCAATCAACGCTTGGTGGTGCGGCTATGCCGGGTGCCGGCGCGTTAGATACCACCTTATCGATCAACGGTATTGCTTTAGGAACTCTAGATCGCGCCGCTAACTCTACAGATGAAGAAGCTCGCGCCGCTACGGTGACATTAATCAATAATTATTCTGCCCAAACGGGTGTAAAAGCCATGGACAGCGGGACTTCTGAAGGTGGCGTTGTACTGGTCGCAGAAGATGGACGAAATATTGCCCTGACGGCAGGTACGGCTGCAAGCATGGCCGGCTTTGGTTTAACCTTTGGTGGCGCCGATGGCGAGACTGAGATTACCACGGGTACGGTAGCACTGCGTTCGACCTCTGGCGGCGATATTACGATTACTTCTGATGCTACAGGCGATGCCAGCGATGGTGGGTTTACTGTCGGTAAATACTCGGGTGTCCAAGCGCAGGTAGCAACACAGCTGGAAGACAGCACCACCGCACTTTCTGCGGGTGATGTGGTTATCAACGGTGTTAGCATTGGTGCATCTCAAGCCAGCAGTGATACGGCTTCCTCTGTTAATAAAGACGCCAGTGCCATCTCAAAAGCTGCAGCCATAAACAAGGTGTCTGAGCAAACGGGTGTTACAGCTGTTGTGCTGGAGAACTTCGTTAAAGGCACAAGCCAAACCGCGACAGCCGCTGCTGATGCCATGGATATCAATATCAATGGCATTAATATAACCGCGACAATGACCGGTGTACTCAGCGATGATCGTGAGTTAATTGTTAACGCGATTAACGATAAGTCCGGTCAGACGGGTGTTTATGCTGTCGATTCGGGTGAGGATGCTGGTGGGGTTCAGTTGTTTGCAGCCGACGGCCGCAATATTGATGTGGCTGATAATGCTTCCACCGATGCAACGCTGGCCGATTATGGTTTGGCTGTAGCCACAAACATTGGTGAGTTTACGCTAGTATCAGATAAGTCCATTGAGGTTTCTTCGGGCACCGGAACCATTGCGAACTCAGGTTTGACGGCCGGTACTTATGGCAACGCTGAGGACGGCCAGTCCATCGCCAATGTAGATATCTCTACTGCGGCTGGTGCGCAATCTGCCATTAAAGGATTGGATAACGCCATCGATAACATTAACGCCATTCGAGCCGACCTCGGTGCGGTAAGTAACCGTTTGGACTTCGCAACATCCAACTTGATGAACGTATCGGAAAATACCGCAGCAGCCCGCTCGCGTATTCAAGATGCGGACTTCGCGGCGGAAACAGCGGCGCTGAGTCGTGCACAAGTTCTACAGCAGGCATCCACCGCGATGTTGGCTCAGGCGAATGCACAGCCACAGCAGGTTCTGTCACTACTCCAGTAA